The sequence CACGCGGACACGCTCCAGGGCTCATAAGCTCATAAGCTGCTGCGTTGCCAAGCCCGAGGCGgtcagcccccagccccttccccaccacctcccccacgAGCAGCCAAAGGGGTCTCTGGGGCCCCGCTCCAGCTCCTGCCACCGCCCCGGGGCCCGCTCACAGGTACTCCCGCTGCTCTCGGTGTAGGTGGTCCCGGCTCTCCAGGCTGCGCTCCAGGAGCTCCCGGTTCTCCCGGCTCAGCGCCTGCACCTCGGCCAGCAGCTGCCGGTTCTCCTCTTCCTGGGCGCTCCGAAGCTCGGTCAACAGCTGGGGCGGCGGGGCAGGTGGGGGATTTAACGGGGCTCAGGGTGGCTaccttccaccccctcccctcgccccctctccagccccccccccagccagcgcgccccccgcccagccccagccccacccccgggcccatccctccccatccctccccacaccTCGCACTGCGTGGTCAGCCGGCAGGCGCTCAGGTCCAGCTGCTGGTTGGACTCCCGCAGTCGCTGACTCTGCACCTCCAGCTGTGCTCGCTCCAGTTCCAGCCGCGCCAGCCGGCTCCGCAGCTCCCCGCGTTCACCCTGCAGCTCGCCTCGCTCCCGGGACACCTCCGCCAGCAGCATCTGAGCCCTGCCGAGTCGGGAGGAGATGCTCTCCAAGGGGGCCCTCGACCCCCTGCCAGGCCCCGCCTAAGGGCCCCGAGAAGCCATGCTGGGGACAGGAGGCAACGCAGGCCCCCACGCGGACGGTGACGAACTTGCCACCCGCCGGCTTCCCAGAGGGGCGCGCCGAGAACCGGCCTGGCTGGGCGGGCGCTGGTACCTGTCGTGCTCACTCTGCAGCCTCCGCAGCTCCTCCTCCAGGCCCCGCTGCCGATGCCCGTCCTGCATCAGGCGTTCTCGCTCTGCCAGCAGGGCCACCTCCTGCGCCTCCACGTTGGCCCTCTGGGCCTGCAGCTGCTCGTGCCTGGGATGCACAGGGACTAAGAGGGCTGCAGGGGCCTGGGGCCGGGGCGAGTGGGCGGCTGGACTACCTGGACCCCCGGGGTCTGCCATCTCCTAAGCACAGGCCTCTAAACAAAGCCCTGGGGCAGAATGCCACGCGAGGTGCCCCCCACTCCCGACGATGAATGAGCCTCAGGGCGAGAGCTCGCCCCGGAGCTCAGCCACGTGCCAGGGCACGGCAGCAGAGGTGAGGGTGTTGGGGGGGCGGGCGGTGCTTCCCCGCTGGGGTCAGACCGGCGGAGGGAGTCTGCTTCGGGCGGGCAGGGGGTGCTGGGGAGAGAAGCTGGGTGTTTGGGGGAGGCTCACCGGCCCTGCAGCTCCCGGTGGGCCAGCTCCAGCGCCCGCATGTTAGCCTTGAGGTCGCGGTGCCGGGCCAGCAGTCCCTCTAGCTCGGCCTCCTGTCGCCGCTGCAGCTGAGCCAGGGCCTCGTGGTCCCGAAGCAAAGCCTGCTGCTGCCCCCGGGTCTCCTCGTGGGACTGCCGCGCCGCCCGCACCTCCTCCTCCAGCACCCCCAGCTTCCTATGCAGCTCCTGGCCCTGCCTCTCCAGTATAGACTTTTCAGCCTAGGACAGAGGAGGCAGCGGGGACCGCAGGGGTGCGGTCCCAGGCCAGAAAGGGGGGtaagagacgggggtgggggcgggggcggggaccAAAAGgcaaggggcagggcagaggataCGGCGAGAACTGTGGACAAGGCAGAGGGCTGgagtgggggcagcagggagcagagagcagaggcagaggtgaatgggcaaggagaggggagggtgctGGCGTCAGGCCGTGGAGGGCGGGGCAAGAGGCACAAGGCAGGGATGCGAcccatggggcaggggcaggggcagggagggcagtaGGGACTAATGGCTGGCTGTTGAGAGGAACGCAGCCAAGCCAAATGGCATGGATGTGAGGGCCAGAGGCAGGCGGGAGGGGGTAGGAGCCAGGGAAGAAGCAtcaaggggaaggagaaggacgGGGGAAGAGGGGTACAGACTGGGGCGGCTGCGGTCGGAGGGTAGAGATAGCTGTGacgagagagcaggcagggggagCCGGCAGGGAGCTTAGGCAGGGAAAAGGGCAGGAAAAAATAGGAAGGGGGCAGGCGGCCGTGGTTAAGTGGGCACGAggcagagcaggggacaggccCCTGGGGCTGTCACCCACCTGCAGGCGGCTGCTGTGCTCCTGGGCCCGCTGACTCTGCAGGAGGAGCTCCTGGGCCCGGCCCTGCAGGTTGCCCAGCTGCCCCTCCAGGTGCTGGAGCTGCCCCTGCAAAGCCACCTTCTCGGCCACCAGCGTTGCATTCTGccgggaaaggggtggggggggtcagtGGGGGCCAGGCCACAGGGGCCGCCCCTCCGCATGCCCACCACACAGCAGTCGACACTCACGCTGCGTTCCATCTCGATGAGCCGCCCACTCTGGGCCCCCGGGATCCTCAGCCCATCGTGCCCCTCTGGCCCCCGTCCCACGGAGCCCTGGCGCAGCTGGAAGGACAGGCCCTGGGAGGTcatgcgggggggcgggggggcgtggAGGGGACCCTCACGCCCTCGGCAGCACTTGACACGGCCCCTGGCCCGCCGCCACCAGGTCCCGCAGTCCCACGCTCCTGGCTCCCGCAGGTGCATGGGTCACTCTCCTTGTCGCTCCGTTCTGCAGCAGAGCCCAGCCTCTGCCCGGCTGCTTCTCCTGCCCAGAACACCCTTCCCACCCCTGCTCTTCCTCTGGGCCCCGCGGTCAATGCCACTTTGCCCCAACCAACCCTCTGTGTACCCACCAGGTGGCCTGCCGGGTGCCCACTGTCCCTCGGCACCCTGTGTCAAGGTGGCCTGTTTCCTCGCCCGGTGTGGGGACCCCACCACACCCCTGAGCTGAGCCCTGAGCTGAGCGCCTATGCAAGCAGGGGCCTCAGAAACAATGGCCGACCTAGAGCGACGACAGGGACTGAGCTCACTAGGAAGTGAGAGAGACTCAGAGCAGACCGCTGCTGGGTGCCATCCATTTGAGGAATGGGGAAATCGAGGCCCCCCCAGAGGATCACGTGGCCTGGGCAGAGTCAGCCTGACTCCCAGCACAGTGCTCTCCCCAGTAGGCCCCAGTTGGGCCTCAAGGCAAGGGAGTGGCCAAGACTCAAGGGGCGAGACCAGAGGGGCGGCAGGGACGGGAGCCCGGGGCGGAGCCTCACCTGGACCAGCTCCTGTTCCAGCTGCAGGGCCCTCATCTTGAGTTCCCTCAGCGCCTCCTCCTTGCTCGTGGCCGCCGCCTGCAGCTCAGCCTCCAGCCGCTGCTCCAGGCCCTGGTACCTGCCGGGAAGAAGCCTTGGCACCCACCCTTCCCCGAGCCCTGcccgcccctctctgccccctgggCGATGACCCCACCTCTGTTGCTGGATCTCCTGTTCCCGCAGAAATGCCTGTCGCTCCAGACCCGCCTGTTCGAGCTCACTCTGCAGGTGTTCCAGCCGggcccccagctcctggcccctCAACCAGGCCTTCTCTAGCTCCTGAGGGCGGGTGCGGCAGAGCCAAGGTCAGGCCACCATCCCCGTCccggatggggggtgggggtgcagaggaggCCTCGATCCTAGGCCTCCTAGGTCTGGAGACCTAGCTTTCTACCCTTCCTCTGTCACCCTGTGCAAATGTCGGTTTTGGTTTTTAGGCTCTCaaggccctgagatcaagagtccctgctctaccgactaagccggccaggcgccccgcCCCGGGCAAACATCTTTAACCCTTTGGGCctctacccccgcccccccatctataaaatgggagcaaGGCCTGGCTGCCTTGCAGAGAGGGACTATGGAAGAGCTGGGGACTGTAAGCCTGGCAGTGGGTGAGGGAGGCCTCTGATCCGGGAGTTAGAGACACTCGCGGTCAAGCATCTTTACCTCCCTGAGCCCCTGGCTCCTCATGCGCCCAGGAGCAGCTAGATGTGCCCTACGTGATGAGGCCAGGCTGGCCATGTGAGGGCAAGAGGGGCTTGAAAGAGGCAGATCTGAAGAGCGCCCTCAGCCACACGGAGATGGCTGCAAGGATAGGGATGTGGCCAACATCAGGCCCAACcacagtgggggctgggggggcggggtggggagagccACCGCAGGCCccgccaggccaggccaggccaggcgtCCTGTGGCGGTTGGGCCGCACCATTGTGGAAGGGGGCAGGAGGCCCACTCTGGCCTGTGGGCCTGGGAGGGCGATGGGCCAAACCATtctaggaggtgggggaggggctgtcagGATGAAACCACAAGGAAGAACCAACTCCGACCAGACCAGCAGCCTACCATACCCTTGCTCTGGAAACCAAGTCTACGGCCTTTGCTCTGATCTTCTAGGCTTTGCAGCCCCACCCagtctccaccccccccacccccggggttGGCTGGAAAACTACAAGTCCCATGAGGCCCTGCTGCCAGTtgcctcaccgcccccccccccaccccaacaccacCATTACAGCCCAAGGGCTAAGGGTAAGAATAACAGTGACACAGATTAAAAGAGGCTTGAACCTCTGGCCCCTCCAGGCCCCGGCCACAGCCCTCAGTGCCCCGACCTCTCTACCCAGCCCGCCTGGACAAGCCCTTTGGCCCCTGGTTCCCTGGCTAGCCACCTCCTCCTACACCACACCCAGTTAGCACCAGGAAATCTCACAACATTCCCCTGTGTCCTCAGGCCCTTCTAGCCCcgccagccctcccctcccctgcactgcCCACCTGCCTACATTCACTCCAGagctgcccccagccctccacGTTCATTATCTAACAGGATCCTGTAAGGCGTGACATTTTGACTCCGTCTTATAGGTGAGGAAGCCGAGGGTCGGGGCAAGCAACTCGCCCCTAACCACACAGCTGGTAGGCGGGGGATCTGGGCTCTAAGCCAGGTCGGCCTGAGAGCATCTCTCGGTCACGTCCTACAGAGTGGACCCCGCAGACAGCTTCTCGGCCTTGCCTTCTCACCCACGCCCCCGTTCTCACATTCCCCCGGGGCCTGCCCTGCGCAACGCCTAGCCCTGGGCGCGCCCCACAGTGTGTTCCCCACTCTTCTCCTTCAGAGGGGTCTCCTGGCAAATCACTCCTTCTCTGAATCCCAGCAACCTCTGTACAACAGGGATGAACCCGGACACTGTGCTCAGCTGGAAGATTCGATTCCTCGTCCGCAGCCCACCCTCCCCCGTGGCACGGGCCCCCGCTGGCCCGAACACCCTTCTCAATTGCCTCCTAGCCTCCCCCGCTTCCCCTGAGGGGCCTCTCAACATGAGTACCCGACTACTCGGCTCGCCCTCAACCCTCCACCGGGTTTCAAGGTCACTGGCCTCCTGTAAAGGTCATGGAGGTCATCTCCTTCACAAGCACAGCCGCAACTCGCAACTCGTTCCTTAGCTtgaaaggaagacagaggccCTGCACAGCAGGAACCCGGCTTAGTGAATTCTCTGCCTAGGTTCCTTCCACTTCCCACCTCACACCCCACCCCTATACGGTCACGCCTGCGCCTCCTCCTGGCTCActgtcattctctctcctcctccaggaagccttccggGACATGCCGCGGCCTAAGTCCAGTGTGCTTCCTGGACTCCCACAGCTCCCTGCACAGTCCCATCGCCACCCTAGACTATgaaagcccctcccccccaaccagTATGGGCACACTGGCTGCCTGGTACAGCATCTAGTGGCAAGGTCCCGTCAACACGCTTGAGCACACAAAGGAAGGCGTTTCcaggttttctctctcctccatgcCCCGTCCCAGCCCCAGCCGGCCTCACCTGCCACCAGGACCACCGGCACCACCTCCTGAGGGCCCGAGGGAACACCAAAGGGACACACCAAGGGGACCCTCCCCAAACCCAACCTCACAAAGGCTTGTCCACACGCCTTGGGTGGCTTTCCCTGCCCGGGGCCAGAGTACTGACGCCCACAAGGCTGGCCCAGCACGCCTCTCTGgccctgctcccccacctcccaggccccTCAGCATCATTAATGCCTTCAGGTctctgcacatgctgttccctctacaTGAAATGCCCTTCCCACCTGGTGGAACCTTGACCATTCCTCAGAACCTTCCCCaaagcctccctgcccccaccccggcaCCCTCTCCCACGGACTCCTGCCCACTTTGCTCTTAATAATGACCATGTCTTGTGCCTTTGTTAAGCAGGAACTAGGCTCGGCACACCGTGATCTCCCTTGATCTTCAAAAGACCCACTGAGACGGCTATGCAGAGCCGCCCCCCTGTTTTACGGAGGAGGAATAGGGCCAAGGGGAGTCAGCTGCCACAGTCAGAGAGCCAGGATTTGCACCCAGGCGGTAGGGCTCTGTACCCATACTCTCATCCCCTGCTACAGCCCACCCCTCCAGAGGGAGGGGACATCCGTCCTGTGACCCAGGTCAAGCGCACCTTTGGAAGGCAGAGGTGGGCTTTTACCTTTCGGTCTCCAGCCCCGGCCAGGTGCTGGGGCACTCAGTGGCTACCGATGGGATTGATCACCCAAACCCCAGCAAGTGACTCAGGCCCCCATTTCCCATCCCAGGCCGCGAGCCCCAACATACCTCCTTGAgggcctgcctctccctctcgGCCTCCTGCAGGCGCTGACGGCCCTCGCTCTCCAGCACTTGCAGCCGCTCCTCGGCGGCCTCGGCCCGGGCCCTCAGTCTGGGCCCCTCGCGCTCCCACTGCCTCCGCTCTCGGCCCGATGTCGCCAGGGCCTCTGCCAGCGCCTCCCGTTCACGCGCCGCAGCCTCCAGCTCCCGGCCGGCTGCCTCCACTGCCTCCCGCAGCCGAGCCTGCTCCCCAGCCCGGGCCTCCACTTCCCGCTGGGCCTCGGCCTCTGCCTTCCGCGCCTGAGCCAGCTCCTCGGAGAGCCGGGCGGCCTCCGTGCCTCGGGCCTCCAGCCGCCGGGCCTGGGCCTCTAGCTCCGCTCCCAGTGCCTCGGCCTCCCTCTTCAGCTGGGCCACCTCCTCCCTCAGGGCCTCCTGCTCCGGGACACCACCAGCCAGGATCTCCCCTGGGATCGGCCCCTCCCAGGTCTGGGCCTCCGAAGCCCCTTCCGACTTCTGCTGTGGATTTTGCTGGGCTGGGTCCCCAACCAACCCCTCCAGCTTCTGTGCATGTTCCCtgccctctgtctgccccttgaGTAGGTCCAGCCCTTGGCCTGGGGTCTCCTGCTCCTCCATTTGAGCACAGAGGCTAAGCTCCGAGGCTGCAGGCTTGCTCGCAGAGCCCTCCTGTCTCCGCACCTGGGCTTCGGGCCCTGACTCTCCAGTGTCTCCTCCCGACAGCTCAGCCTGAATTTCAGTCTCTGGATCTTGAGATGGGACCGCGGAGGTGGGAGTCTGGAGAAGGGCTCCATGGCCAGCCTTCTCCAGGGACTCCTGTGCTGCTACAACAGAACCTGATTCCTGGAGGGTCAAGTCTGAGGTCTGAGGGGTCATGGCAGCCGTCTGGAGGGGCCTCTCTATCACCTGTGGGCCTGAGTCAGATGCCTGGGGACGCACAGGTAATCTCGCAAGGGCCGAGTCTGACACGGGGGAAGCCAGGTCCAAGGCCTGGGTGCCTCCATCCCCCACCTGGCCAGCCAAACCCTGGGTGCCACGGTCTGAGGTCAGGCAAGTCTGGGGAGCCACATCCAGCTCTGGAACCAAGGAGTCCTCGCTCTGCTCCTCCAGCAGGGGGTGCTGAGGGCACATGAGAGGACCCGTCAAGCCCagaggaggaggcaaggaaggaccTGTTGGCCGGTTGGGGGAGGGGACTCACCTGGCCTCCAGGCTGCCCCTGTAGCACCTGTAGCAAGCCCCGAAGCTCCTGGTTCTCCCTCTCTAGGGTCCGCAGCCGCCgggcctctgcctctctcacttcATCATGAAGTGAAGGAGCTGCTCCGGGCGGGGGTGCTGGGACATGGGCGATGCGGTCAGGGCCCCTCTGTACCCTCTGCTGGGATCCCCGGCTCTTCACATCCACCCCTACACACCCCCCCCAACACCTTGGGGAAAGGATGAAATCAGCAGCCAGCCCCACTAGAGTTGCAGGAAACCACAGGCAGCCCCCCTACCCCCGCTGTCCCCAGCCCCTCTTCTGGGGCCTTACTCACCCTCCCCAGGAGAGCCCAGgggtggctccaggctccgctgaagctccagctccagctccacaTTCTCCTCGGCCAGCTGGTCCACCTGATGCCGCACAGAGTCCAGCTCCTGGGGGAAGGACAGGGTCAGACCAGCCCTCCTCACCATGGCCGGGCCAAGAGTGTGGGCTAGATCACCAGGGGAAAAAAGGAGTAGGGGGTCACAGGGAGCACTGGAGAACCCTGGGGGGCCATTGGGGTTACCAGGGGTCACAGATGACAAGAGTGACTGGGGGTCCCTGGGGCAGTCTCACCGCGCGGGCCTCGCCCAAACGAGTCCGCAGCAACAGGTTCTCACGCTGGGTCTCATGCAGCCGAGCGCAACGCTCTTGAGCGGCCTCCAGCTGCTCCTCCAGTAGCGCCTTCGAGGCTTCCAGAGCCCCCGAGAGCACCCGTTCCTCCTGGTGGGAGAGCAGAGACAACCTGTGGTGTGAGGCTGCCCCCAAGCACTCCAGGCCCCACCTCTCccttccatctgcccctccctctccaagGTCTTTCCAGGGACCACTTCCCTAGCACCTGGCCCCGCCCCTTCTGTGTAAGCCCCGCCCCTTCTCTCCCAGACCCTCCTCCCAAGGTGGCGTCCTTCTAGGATCCACAGCGAGGGGCTCACTCCAGACAGCTCTTCCCCTACACTCATCCTCTCCAGGACCTACCCCTACCTACCgtccccacctctcccttccctctgccccatcctccAGAGGGCTTTGCCCCAGACACCACCTCACCCATTTCTCCTGGCGGTGACTGCTCGGTCCCCAAGACCAAGCCCTCCCTTCTCCAGGCCAGCCCCCAATtcgctccccccctcccctccccggcccaCCCCGTCCCCTGTGGGCCCCGCCTCCCGCCTCACCTCCAGCTGGCTTTTGCAGGCCTCGGCCGCCTGCAGCCGCTCGCGGCAGCGTCGCAGCTCCTCCTGCAGGCGGGGCAGGCGGCCGGCGCGCTCCCGCAGTGCCTCTACCTCCTCGCGGTACAACTCGGCCCGCTTGGCCTGTCCCGACAGCGCCTGGGCCTGAGCCAGACGGTGCGGAGCTGGGGACGGCCAGCCGCGGGCCCGAGGGATCAGGGAGGGGGAGGACCCCGGCTGGCGGCAggcagtggggcagagggggtgtGGGGACAGGGCCGGGGAATGCGGCAGCGGCGGGGAGCATCTGAGCGCACCTCCTGGCGGAGCCTTCGGATTTCGGCCTCCAAGCCCTGCACCTCCGCCTGGGAGTCTAGCAGCAGCTCGGCCTTCTCCTccctggagagaagagaagggacgCTGGAGGGGCGGGGTAACCCGGAACCCCCAGGCCTGATCCCACCCATCAGCATCCGCGCCTaacctgcccctctccctccaggtCCGCCTCCCAGCCTGGGGCACTCACAGCTCCTGCCGCAGGCGCCGCAGCTGGGCCTTGGTGTTGGCCAGCTGCAGGGCCAGGTGGTGTGAGGGACCCTCTGGGGGAGTCCTAGCAGGAGCCTCCGGCAGCAAGGGGGCCGGCTGTCTCTCCAGCAACATGTCGGCCAGTCGCTGTGCAAAGTCAAGGGTCGGGAGCCAGAAATAACCCACCCCAtgcgccctcccccaccccccgtcccccAGTCTGGCTCTTGCAGCTCTGCTGGTCCAAGACCCCCCATGCGAACCCCACATCCGGCCCCAACCCCCAGTTCCTCCCACATCTGGGTCCCCAGGGTCCTCCCAGCCCTCCACCTGGGCGGTGCCATGCCCCCTACCTGGGCCCCCACGTCGCGCTCCCGCGCCAGCCTTAACAAGGTCCCCATCAGGCTCTGGAACAGCATCTCCAGCTCCTGAGGCTCCAGCTCCCCAGGCTCTCGCCCAGCCAGTGCCAGCACCACGCCTGCCCCAGGCTGGGTCACCTGGACCAGGTAGAGAGAGCAGTTCAGCAGaggaagtggaggggcagagtgCCCTCCGGTGGCAGGGCCAGTCCCAGGCTGTGGACCGGCCCTAGTACCTCCTGGATAGCAGCAGCCAAGTCACTCTGGACCTCGAGGCTGAGGCCCTGGATGTGTCGGATGAAGAGTTCCCGGTGCTCGCACTGCAGGCAGACAGAGTGGAAATGCTGGCATCAGGTGTCTCTCCCACCTCTGCGGCCAAAGCTgaaccctcccttcccctcccctccccccgctcacctGCACTGACGCCCCCAGCAACAGCCGAAGGATGCCTTCCAACTCCTCCACTGCCTCCTCTGCTGGGCACAAGCCACAAAAAgttaggggtggagggagggggtagaggcaggaaggggtggtgggagagagcACCTGAGAAGGGGTCAAAAGCCAACGTCTGGAGGTCTGGGGGTGGTGACAGGACCAGCAGCTGCAGCTcctcctgggggcagaggggacaggaggtGGGAGACGGGCCTTCCCACGGGTCTGAggctcagcctcccctccccagcccctcacctggTAGAAGTCCCTCAGGCGGCCCCACAGGTGGTTCAGGTTCCGCACTCGCCAGGCTGCGGGACCATCAGGGCCCCTGACCGTCTGAGGTCCTCCTCGGGAACTGGGAACTCTGTGGGCACAGGGAGCCGGGTGGGAGGGGCAATCAGGGACCCACCTGCCCCAAGCAAGCCCCACCCACCAGCCCTCAAGCTCCTCCCAGCAGCCTGTGGAGGGAGGGGCCACCTCAGACCCCCGGGCTGGCGGGCTGCTTCTTACACGAGGCCCAGCACGCGGAGCAGCAGGGCCCCATCGATGAGATGCAGGAATCTCTTCTCCGGGCCAAGgggcccctctccttcctcctcctcttcctcctccggcTCCTCCGCCTCTCCCACTAGGCCGGCCAGTCCCAGCGCCTGTGGGGGAGTGGAGACGGGTCGGCCGGCCCGGTTAGGAACTCCCCTACCAGCAGAGTGACTCCCCAGCCCCTCTGACCTGCCCCCTGAGCGCCCCAGCCCCTCTGACCTGCCCCCTGAGCGCGTgcagcctcctcctctcctttgccCTGAAGGCCTCCGGCCCCAGGGTCCGGACCCCTTTTCCTGCCCGAAGCCTACCTGGACTTCTCCAGCCCCACATTTGAGCCCACCCCTGCCCTCGGAGCTCCGACTCTACCGGACCCTCCCCCAAACCCGGCActggcccctcccccgctctcacttcccctccccacacccctcccacctgccccctcacCCAGGTGGCCAGGCTCCCACTCAGGAAGTCTCTGAGTCTGGGCCCCTTGCCCCCATCCATGACAGGGCCACGGTGTTGGTCCCGCTGTGGCAGCTACACCTGCcccaagaggaagaggaagtccCCCGGTCGGGGATCCCGGCCCGGCCACAGACACCCTGTGCAGCTTCCTCCTTCCGGGTGCACGCGGGCCTGTGCGCCCCCACAGTCCTGCCTCGGCCCCCACCTCACCACCCCAGGTCCTCCCAGCATCTCCGCAGGGCCGGCCCAGGGGTTAGCAGGGGAAGGTGGGGTCAGGGCCGCGCAGAGGTAAGGCCCCCAGCTCTCCGGGCCCAAGGAACAATGGCCGGAGAGCCCTCCGCCTCTCTGGAAACTTGAAACCAGAGAAGGGGACCTCCACCTTGCATCTCCCAGGGCCTCTGGGAAGCCAGTGGCAGATGCTACCGCCCCAGTAAGTCTCCTCTGCACCCCAGCCAGAAGCGAGAACCCCTCCTctgaccccaccctcccccattctctgtgCACCCTGCACTGAGCCAGGACCCTGGGCCATGGCTCTGCGACCCgacgggcctcagtttccctgctgtAAAAGAAATGGCTTGGACTCCGGCCTCTGGGGGACTGGGGGAAGACGCGTACAGCCGAGGCTAGCAGCAAATGTCTCAGACAGACATTTGTCCGGGAGGacaccccagctccctcactGCTCACTACGGAGCCTCCAGATTCATTCTGTCATTCACCGGCTCGGAGCCGGACAGTGCCCGGTGCTGCCATGGTGCAAAAGCCACATAGTCCCCACACCCGTGGGCCTCCCAGTACACTGGGGAGGCGGCCGCCCCCCCAAAATCACACACGTGCTCAAAATGTAGCATTGCAGCCATCCTATGTGCGTAGACAGCGAAGAGACAGATTTCCTGGGAGGGCCAGGCAAGGCATCCCAGAGGGGGCTCCTCGAGGAAGCCGAgatagggtgggggtgggggggctgggttAATTAGACAAagtggggaggcggggagagagcagagacagaatgTGCAAGGGCTCTGCGGCAGCTAGAAGCCCGGCCAGCGCAAAGTTCAGGAATTATTCATGTGCCATTGATCCCAAGACACTTGATTGCTCACGTTTAAGTCTCGGAAGTCAGGTTACCTCATAGAGTGGCTTTCTGGCTGGCTGCAGTCCTCACGTAGCTGTCACTGCCTGCATGTGCCCACACTTCAGAAGCATCACACCCTGCAGAAAGGGAGTCAGCAGCTTGGAAGAAATCCCCGGAGGCAAGAGCTGAGCACTCCTGGAACCCCAGGATTCAAACGGTGGGAGCCCCCAGGGAGGAGAATTAGGCTTGTCACTAACACTCCCAAAGCAGAAGTCATTGCAGAGCTGGGCTAAGAGCCGCCTCCTACGGCTGTTGGTTTTCTGGTTGTCGTACGGATCGTGGAGGGGGCTGCCGCTCTCTCGCCGGCACTCTCGatggctccctggaggaggtggcagcGAAACATACAGGCATCACGCCTCTATCGATCGGACTCTAAATGTGAAGGAGTTTTCCGAACCCCATAAacaatttattttgcttctattttcccTTTTACGTGTGTGCCTCAGACTTATGATGAGAGCCTATGTCTAAGTCAAAAAGAGCTCCTTCGGGAAGCATGAAATAAAGGCTCTCGTGATGAAAGAGACTCGGGACGTAGTAAACTGGCAGCGTTCTTTTTTCCCTCGGTGGCATCTTTTACAATTGATGACATCTTAGAGTTGATGAAAGATGGGGCGATAAAAACAACCTTGACAAGCACAGGTTTGCCACGAGCCAGTCATGGGTACGAGTACTTTACGCTCGTTGACTGCTCTGTATTGAACTCGTACGTAAAATGAGGACCAaggcggggcgcccgggtggctcagtcggttga is a genomic window of Acinonyx jubatus isolate Ajub_Pintada_27869175 chromosome D1, VMU_Ajub_asm_v1.0, whole genome shotgun sequence containing:
- the CCDC88B gene encoding coiled-coil domain-containing protein 88B isoform X3 yields the protein MDGGKGPRLRDFLSGSLATWALGLAGLVGEAEEPEEEEEEEGEGPLGPEKRFLHLIDGALLLRVLGLVVPSSRGGPQTVRGPDGPAAWRVRNLNHLWGRLRDFYQEELQLLVLSPPPDLQTLAFDPFSEEAVEELEGILRLLLGASVQCEHRELFIRHIQGLSLEVQSDLAAAIQEVTQPGAGVVLALAGREPGELEPQELEMLFQSLMGTLLRLARERDVGAQRLADMLLERQPAPLLPEAPARTPPEGPSHHLALQLANTKAQLRRLRQELEEKAELLLDSQAEVQGLEAEIRRLRQEAQALSGQAKRAELYREEVEALRERAGRLPRLQEELRRCRERLQAAEACKSQLEEERVLSGALEASKALLEEQLEAAQERCARLHETQRENLLLRTRLGEARAELDSVRHQVDQLAEENVELELELQRSLEPPLGSPGEAPPPGAAPSLHDEVREAEARRLRTLERENQELRGLLQVLQGQPGGQHPLLEEQSEDSLVPELDVAPQTCLTSDRGTQGLAGQVGDGGTQALDLASPVSDSALARLPVRPQASDSGPQVIERPLQTAAMTPQTSDLTLQESGSVVAAQESLEKAGHGALLQTPTSAVPSQDPETEIQAELSGGDTGESGPEAQVRRQEGSASKPAASELSLCAQMEEQETPGQGLDLLKGQTEGREHAQKLEGLVGDPAQQNPQQKSEGASEAQTWEGPIPGEILAGGVPEQEALREEVAQLKREAEALGAELEAQARRLEARGTEAARLSEELAQARKAEAEAQREVEARAGEQARLREAVEAAGRELEAAAREREALAEALATSGRERRQWEREGPRLRARAEAAEERLQVLESEGRQRLQEAERERQALKEELEKAWLRGQELGARLEHLQSELEQAGLERQAFLREQEIQQQRYQGLEQRLEAELQAAATSKEEALRELKMRALQLEQELVQLRQGSVGRGPEGHDGLRIPGAQSGRLIEMERSNATLVAEKVALQGQLQHLEGQLGNLQGRAQELLLQSQRAQEHSSRLQAEKSILERQGQELHRKLGVLEEEVRAARQSHEETRGQQQALLRDHEALAQLQRRQEAELEGLLARHRDLKANMRALELAHRELQGRHEQLQAQRANVEAQEVALLAERERLMQDGHRQRGLEEELRRLQSEHDRAQMLLAEVSRERGELQGERGELRSRLARLELERAQLEVQSQRLRESNQQLDLSACRLTTQCELLTELRSAQEEENRQLLAEVQALSRENRELLERSLESRDHLHREQREYLDQLNALRREKQKLVEKIMDQYRVLEPGPLPRIKKGSWLADKVKRLMRPRREGGLHGGPRLGADGAGSTESLGGPPETELPKGREADGTGSLSPAPMRRAQSSLCLRDETLAGGQRRKLSSRFPVGRSSESFSPGDTPRQRFRQRQRRPGPLGAPSAHGKGPGVGWDGSIETLSEHEADVNREGLKVPEPEKRPLTPSLSQ